The bacterium genome window below encodes:
- a CDS encoding triose-phosphate isomerase: MSTVQRRPLFGGNWKMHKVTAEAATYCEELPGLLGEISGEVVIFPSPPLLPAVSAALRDSLIAVGGQDVHPESSGAFTGDVAAAQLLGAGCRWALCGHSERRRDHGETDELVAAKAQAAVSSGLSALICIGESEEERESGRAFEVLERQLSGAISGRPEPFALAYEPVWAIGTGKTATPEIAQETHAFLREALSDLIGQAAAASKRILYGGSVNPENAGSLFAQGDIDGFLVGGASLDPGQFSAIIHCCGS, encoded by the coding sequence ATGAGCACAGTTCAGCGCCGGCCTCTCTTCGGGGGCAACTGGAAGATGCACAAGGTGACGGCGGAAGCCGCGACCTACTGCGAGGAGCTCCCCGGCCTCCTCGGCGAGATTTCGGGGGAGGTCGTGATATTCCCGTCGCCACCGCTGTTGCCCGCCGTCAGCGCCGCCCTCAGAGACAGCTTGATCGCCGTCGGTGGACAAGACGTTCATCCCGAGTCATCGGGAGCTTTCACGGGCGACGTTGCCGCCGCCCAGCTCCTCGGCGCCGGTTGTCGATGGGCCCTGTGCGGCCATAGCGAACGCCGGCGAGACCACGGCGAGACCGACGAACTGGTCGCCGCCAAGGCCCAGGCGGCCGTGTCCAGCGGTCTTTCAGCATTGATCTGCATTGGAGAGAGCGAAGAAGAGCGCGAATCGGGCCGCGCGTTCGAGGTGCTGGAAAGACAGCTCTCCGGGGCCATCTCCGGACGGCCCGAGCCTTTTGCCCTCGCCTACGAGCCGGTCTGGGCCATCGGCACCGGCAAGACCGCGACCCCGGAGATCGCACAGGAGACTCACGCCTTTCTCCGGGAAGCGCTGTCGGATCTGATCGGTCAGGCGGCCGCGGCGAGCAAGAGAATCCTCTACGGAGGCTCGGTCAACCCCGAGAACGCCGGCTCGCTGTTCGCCCAAGGCGACATCGACGGCTTCCTGGTGGGCGGGGCAAGCCTTGACCCAGGCCAATTCTCGGCTATCATCCACTGTTGCGGTTCGTAA
- the secG gene encoding preprotein translocase subunit SecG, producing MLYIIYAIHVVICLFLIMVVLLQQGSGADLSVFGGGGTQTAFGARSATSLLHKLTVAGFVGFILTTIAFGFLKTGGGSGGSVMSEVEQAVASEAAEATETEEAAETEPGDTAAPVAVEDSGSEEETATSEDASAPSDGADDTGETTDPETPDGP from the coding sequence ATGCTCTACATCATCTATGCGATTCACGTCGTCATCTGCCTCTTCTTGATCATGGTCGTGCTGCTTCAACAGGGCAGCGGCGCCGATCTTTCGGTTTTCGGCGGGGGCGGAACCCAAACGGCTTTCGGCGCTCGCAGCGCCACCAGTCTCTTGCACAAGCTGACGGTGGCCGGTTTTGTCGGCTTTATTCTGACCACGATTGCCTTCGGTTTCTTGAAGACCGGCGGCGGTAGCGGCGGATCGGTCATGAGCGAGGTCGAGCAGGCGGTTGCATCGGAAGCCGCGGAAGCCACAGAAACGGAAGAAGCCGCGGAGACCGAGCCGGGAGACACGGCAGCGCCGGTCGCGGTCGAGGACTCCGGCTCTGAGGAGGAAACGGCCACCAGTGAGGATGCGTCCGCGCCCAGCGACGGCGCCGATGACACCGGCGAGACAACGGACCCGGAAACACCCGACGGTCCTTGA
- a CDS encoding sulfatase, with translation MQSVFRFYRLAVLLIALFLGCGPSEEQVLFLDLLADLPALEKTVETRTVDFGSTEARSQLHRGFTKFLWDMNRELPFVRGEGRRSVVRFALLEARDLELVLRGRPVPKSAPAQVEIAVNAKVLRKIELKPKFRRYRIKLPASALRRGENRLYLTYSGQADAVAWYEIGLLSGVASARPPAVIQSSRSLFLPFGSQVTVPFFAPPGAELRFDEISVRGAGLLKVQVRRDGAPDETYEQAESIEDAVFAFGGEDWTAVRLTLTALPGSAGGERDGISLVEPGVWGAERFFGAVKEDLSEDTEARPNVIIYLVDTLRADHLGCYGYERPEGPISPRIDEFAAQATLFENSVANTSWTRPAVATIFTGMWPAAHQVNRTKDQLAPQTTTLAEVLQEAGYETVGFIANPNAWRRFGLGQGFDVYQHITGDYPPSSRRINSSVAEWLDGRQDDKPFLLYVHTVDPHDPYNPPPEFRERFAPGTEELLALPKKERWRVGYRDDLVNLYDGEIAHNDESFGLFVDDLEARGLWRDSIVIFVSDHGEEFQEHGSWTHGRKLFSESIRVPLIIKWPGQSQGQRRADLAQQIDIPSTVLSELALPWPGAFEGRDLAVSAAAAPPTSFAYLNYYGPLQLSALRDDWKLMVQVKRQSSWLLDVESDPAETIDQALDHPVMSDALDALLEEALSPKPYWLRAGEAEIDAKLEEQLRALGYLD, from the coding sequence ATGCAGAGCGTGTTTCGTTTCTACCGCCTGGCAGTGTTGCTGATCGCACTCTTTCTCGGGTGCGGTCCGTCCGAGGAGCAGGTGCTTTTTCTGGATCTGCTGGCCGACCTGCCGGCGCTCGAGAAGACCGTGGAGACTCGTACGGTCGATTTCGGCTCGACGGAGGCGAGATCTCAACTGCACAGGGGGTTTACCAAGTTCCTGTGGGACATGAACCGTGAGCTGCCCTTCGTCCGCGGCGAAGGCCGGCGTTCGGTGGTTCGCTTCGCACTGCTCGAAGCCCGAGATCTCGAGCTGGTCCTGCGGGGCCGGCCGGTTCCGAAATCGGCGCCGGCGCAGGTCGAGATCGCGGTCAACGCGAAGGTCCTTCGCAAGATCGAGCTCAAGCCCAAGTTCCGACGCTACCGAATCAAGCTGCCCGCGTCGGCACTGCGACGCGGAGAGAACCGGCTGTATCTGACCTACTCGGGACAGGCCGATGCTGTCGCCTGGTACGAGATCGGGCTTCTCTCTGGCGTTGCGAGCGCCCGGCCGCCCGCGGTGATCCAGTCGAGCCGGTCACTGTTTCTGCCGTTTGGAAGTCAGGTCACGGTTCCTTTCTTCGCGCCCCCCGGAGCCGAGCTGCGCTTCGACGAGATCAGTGTTCGAGGTGCGGGACTGCTCAAGGTGCAGGTACGCCGTGACGGCGCGCCGGACGAAACCTACGAGCAGGCAGAGTCGATCGAGGACGCCGTCTTCGCCTTCGGTGGCGAAGACTGGACGGCGGTCCGGCTGACTCTCACGGCTCTGCCGGGCTCGGCGGGCGGAGAGCGCGACGGAATCTCCCTGGTCGAGCCCGGTGTCTGGGGGGCCGAGCGATTCTTCGGGGCGGTGAAAGAAGACCTGTCCGAGGACACCGAGGCCCGGCCCAACGTGATTATTTACCTCGTCGACACCCTGCGCGCGGACCACCTCGGCTGCTACGGCTACGAGCGGCCCGAAGGTCCAATCTCACCGCGAATCGACGAGTTCGCGGCGCAAGCGACCCTGTTCGAGAACTCCGTAGCCAACACCTCCTGGACCCGCCCGGCGGTCGCGACGATTTTCACCGGCATGTGGCCGGCGGCCCACCAGGTCAATCGCACCAAGGATCAGCTCGCGCCACAGACGACGACCCTGGCAGAGGTGCTCCAGGAGGCGGGATACGAGACCGTCGGCTTTATCGCGAATCCCAATGCCTGGAGGAGGTTCGGACTCGGACAGGGCTTCGACGTCTACCAGCACATCACCGGGGACTATCCGCCCTCGAGCCGGCGGATCAACAGCTCGGTCGCCGAGTGGCTCGACGGACGCCAGGATGACAAGCCCTTCTTGCTCTATGTTCACACCGTCGACCCGCACGATCCCTACAATCCACCGCCGGAATTCCGGGAGCGCTTCGCGCCCGGCACCGAGGAGCTGCTGGCTCTGCCGAAGAAAGAGCGCTGGCGCGTCGGCTACCGCGACGACCTGGTCAATCTCTACGATGGCGAGATTGCCCACAACGACGAGAGCTTCGGCCTGTTTGTCGACGACCTGGAGGCTCGGGGTCTGTGGCGGGATTCGATCGTCATCTTTGTCTCCGATCACGGCGAGGAGTTCCAGGAGCACGGCTCCTGGACCCACGGCCGCAAGCTCTTCTCCGAGAGCATTCGCGTGCCGTTGATCATCAAGTGGCCGGGCCAGAGCCAAGGACAGCGTCGAGCCGATCTCGCCCAGCAGATCGACATTCCCTCGACGGTCCTCTCCGAGCTCGCCCTGCCCTGGCCGGGGGCCTTCGAAGGTCGCGACCTGGCCGTTTCTGCCGCCGCCGCGCCGCCGACGTCGTTTGCCTATCTCAACTACTACGGGCCGCTCCAGCTGTCCGCCCTGCGAGACGACTGGAAGCTCATGGTGCAGGTCAAGCGCCAGAGCTCCTGGCTCCTGGATGTCGAGAGCGATCCCGCCGAGACGATTGACCAGGCTCTGGACCATCCAGTCATGAGCGACGCGCTCGATGCCCTTCTGGAAGAGGCGCTTAGCCCCAAGCCGTACTGGCTGCGGGCCGGCGAAGCCGAGATCGACGCGAAGCTCGAGGAGCAGCTCCGAGCCCTCGGCTACCTGGACTAG
- a CDS encoding peptidyl-prolyl cis-trans isomerase — protein MKGLMLILGVLFLGTAVFAQGDSAEQVVLETNHGRIVLEVDLKNAPKTGQSFLDNVDAGTYDGLIFHRVIPDFMIQGGGFTREMKPVPTDKSLMNEADNGLKNLRGTVAMARRQDPHSASIQFFINVVDNAALDHTGKTPQGWGYTVFARVVEGMEVADAITEVPRGQVGPFRDVPEEPVIIESAKRRAQSTTAE, from the coding sequence ATGAAGGGTTTGATGCTAATACTCGGCGTCTTGTTTCTCGGCACGGCGGTCTTTGCTCAGGGTGATTCCGCGGAGCAGGTCGTGCTCGAAACCAACCACGGCAGGATCGTGCTCGAGGTCGATTTGAAGAACGCGCCGAAAACCGGCCAGAGCTTTCTCGACAACGTCGACGCCGGCACCTACGACGGCCTGATCTTTCACCGGGTGATTCCGGACTTCATGATTCAGGGCGGCGGCTTCACGCGTGAGATGAAGCCGGTTCCGACGGACAAGAGCTTGATGAACGAAGCCGACAACGGCCTCAAGAACCTGCGCGGTACCGTGGCCATGGCGCGTCGACAGGATCCGCACAGCGCTTCGATTCAGTTCTTCATCAACGTCGTCGACAATGCCGCCCTGGATCACACCGGAAAGACACCCCAAGGCTGGGGCTATACGGTCTTTGCCCGCGTCGTCGAGGGCATGGAGGTCGCGGACGCGATCACCGAGGTGCCCCGAGGCCAGGTCGGTCCCTTTCGCGACGTGCCCGAAGAGCCCGTCATCATCGAGAGTGCGAAGCGGCGAGCGCAGTCGACTACGGCTGAATAG
- a CDS encoding DUF971 domain-containing protein: MRLVWSDGHEVEYPYDYLRGYCPCAGCQGHTPSEIRYQPPSQPVEPWRIESVGNYGISIQWSDGHATGIYRFDFLREICPCPVCSEARAPTDNGDEQ; the protein is encoded by the coding sequence ATGCGTCTGGTCTGGTCGGACGGACACGAGGTCGAGTACCCCTATGACTATCTGCGCGGCTACTGTCCGTGCGCCGGCTGCCAGGGGCATACGCCGAGCGAGATTCGGTACCAGCCGCCGAGCCAGCCGGTCGAGCCCTGGAGAATAGAGTCGGTTGGCAACTACGGCATCTCGATTCAGTGGTCCGACGGTCACGCCACGGGGATCTACCGCTTCGACTTCCTGCGTGAGATCTGTCCGTGCCCGGTCTGTTCCGAGGCTCGCGCACCAACCGACAATGGAGATGAACAATGA
- the yidD gene encoding membrane protein insertion efficiency factor YidD translates to MRPDPRHVASRARFARQGPRSASHGPDPGVRGRRGLDRLGSHGQRPAVARARGPRRARGHRSRRAALRALAGTGGDRIVAFLAGPSELRAKIPGVRRVAILRSASIGLVALAVLGLDLARPPEAQWGAKVLLGAIDLYQATLSRALGATGARCRFEPTCSHYGEAVIRRHGALKGTGLALARIARCGPWTRPGTVDPPP, encoded by the coding sequence ATGCGGCCTGACCCGCGCCATGTCGCATCTCGCGCACGGTTCGCTCGGCAGGGCCCTCGATCTGCATCCCATGGCCCCGATCCTGGCGTTCGAGGCCGGCGTGGGCTGGATCGCCTGGGGAGTCATGGGCAGCGACCGGCTGTGGCGCGCGCTAGGGGACCGCGTCGAGCCCGCGGTCATCGCTCACGCCGTGCCGCTCTTCGCGCTCTGGCTGGGACGGGCGGCGACCGGATCGTTGCCTTTCTAGCCGGCCCATCGGAGCTCCGAGCTAAGATCCCGGGAGTGCGCCGCGTCGCGATCCTTCGCTCTGCCTCAATCGGACTGGTCGCCCTGGCCGTTCTCGGTCTCGACCTGGCGCGCCCGCCCGAGGCGCAGTGGGGCGCGAAGGTCTTGTTGGGGGCGATCGACCTGTATCAGGCAACTCTGTCGCGAGCTCTCGGCGCGACCGGCGCCCGCTGCCGTTTCGAGCCGACCTGCAGTCACTACGGTGAGGCGGTCATTCGCAGGCACGGCGCGCTCAAGGGCACCGGTCTGGCGCTGGCACGAATCGCGAGATGCGGTCCATGGACTCGGCCGGGTACCGTCGATCCACCGCCGTAG
- a CDS encoding DUF2752 domain-containing protein — protein sequence MWRPDQVGRRGGAWWLLGFAGVAIFAALRFWNPDESGFQICVFRTILDLPCPGCGLTRAMSHLAHGSLGRALDLHPMAPILAFEAGVGWIAWGVMGSDRLWRALGDRVEPAVIAHAVPLFALWLGRAATGSLPF from the coding sequence GTGTGGCGGCCTGACCAGGTGGGGCGCCGCGGCGGCGCATGGTGGCTGCTGGGTTTCGCCGGCGTAGCGATCTTCGCGGCACTGAGGTTCTGGAATCCGGATGAGTCCGGCTTCCAGATTTGTGTCTTCAGGACAATTCTCGATCTTCCCTGTCCGGGATGCGGCCTGACCCGCGCCATGTCGCATCTCGCGCACGGTTCGCTCGGCAGGGCCCTCGATCTGCATCCCATGGCCCCGATCCTGGCGTTCGAGGCCGGCGTGGGCTGGATCGCCTGGGGAGTCATGGGCAGCGACCGGCTGTGGCGCGCGCTAGGGGACCGCGTCGAGCCCGCGGTCATCGCTCACGCCGTGCCGCTCTTCGCGCTCTGGCTGGGACGGGCGGCGACCGGATCGTTGCCTTTCTAG
- a CDS encoding DUF4190 domain-containing protein, with translation MSEPISSTAPASSNRPTIILVLGILGVICCGLLAPVAWIMGSSELKAIRSGASPAAGEGLAKAGMILGIIGTVLLLLSLLWIFFAGGMAILQGVAA, from the coding sequence ATGAGCGAACCGATATCGAGCACGGCTCCAGCGTCCAGCAATCGTCCGACCATCATTCTGGTGCTTGGCATTCTCGGCGTGATCTGTTGTGGGCTGCTGGCGCCGGTGGCCTGGATCATGGGCTCCTCGGAGCTCAAGGCGATTCGGTCCGGTGCTTCGCCCGCCGCTGGGGAAGGCCTGGCCAAGGCCGGCATGATTCTGGGCATCATCGGCACGGTTCTGTTGCTGCTGTCGTTGCTCTGGATCTTTTTCGCCGGCGGCATGGCCATTCTCCAGGGTGTGGCGGCCTGA
- a CDS encoding YigZ family protein produces the protein MSSPPGSYRVLREPCSGELREKGSRFLALLEPVLDSEAAVAYRREVAGRYRDASHHCWAQRIGWPAEEHSSDAGEPSGTAGEPIARVLRFHELSDITAIVVRWFGGVKLGKGGLARAYAGAVAAALESARFEERFPTTRLRVRMAYDRIGAVKRLARVHGAKWTVESYGADVEVTLGVRTQLEEVVRAALADLRVEVLPARRGSGEAEDDS, from the coding sequence GTGAGCTCTCCTCCCGGGTCGTATCGGGTCTTACGGGAACCGTGTTCGGGCGAGCTGCGCGAGAAGGGCTCTCGGTTTCTGGCGCTGCTCGAGCCGGTCTTGGACTCGGAGGCGGCGGTCGCCTATCGACGTGAGGTGGCTGGACGATATCGGGACGCGAGCCATCATTGCTGGGCACAACGGATCGGCTGGCCGGCCGAGGAGCACTCATCCGACGCCGGCGAGCCCAGTGGGACCGCGGGTGAGCCGATCGCGCGGGTGCTGCGCTTTCACGAGTTGTCGGATATCACGGCGATCGTGGTGCGCTGGTTCGGCGGGGTCAAGCTGGGCAAGGGAGGGCTGGCTCGTGCTTACGCCGGGGCGGTGGCCGCGGCGCTCGAGAGCGCCCGCTTCGAAGAGCGCTTCCCGACGACTCGGCTCCGAGTCCGGATGGCCTACGACCGGATCGGAGCGGTGAAGCGTCTGGCGCGGGTGCACGGCGCCAAATGGACTGTGGAGAGCTATGGCGCAGACGTCGAGGTCACCTTGGGAGTGCGCACCCAACTGGAGGAGGTCGTGCGCGCGGCTCTCGCGGATCTGCGCGTGGAGGTTCTGCCTGCGCGTCGAGGTTCTGGAGAGGCGGAAGATGACTCGTAA